A single genomic interval of Synergistaceae bacterium harbors:
- a CDS encoding type II toxin-antitoxin system RelB/DinJ family antitoxin, with protein sequence MAEITINIDDNIIDELEEIVSSMGLNLSMFFNVYAVKVLRDRCIPFYIEAPEEDDPFYSKENMERLRKSIAQIESGRGQEHELIEVD encoded by the coding sequence GTGGCAGAAATAACAATTAATATTGATGATAATATCATAGACGAACTAGAAGAAATTGTCTCGTCAATGGGATTAAATCTATCTATGTTCTTTAACGTCTATGCTGTAAAAGTATTGCGGGATAGGTGCATACCGTTTTATATAGAAGCACCCGAAGAAGACGATCCATTTTACAGCAAAGAAAACATGGAACGCTTGAGAAAGTCCATAGCACAAATAGAATCGGGCAGAGGTCAAGAACACGAATTAATTGAGGTTGACTAA
- a CDS encoding altronate dehydratase produces the protein MNELIRINANDSVAVALRALKTGEKISVAGADFDAEVLEDIPMGHKIALRDIHEGESIIKYGFPIGAAKCEIKKGHHVHTENVHTLLSGAHDYEYHPTHPNLESVNPETFDGYIRFDGRVGVRNELWIIPTVGCVNDIALTLEHEAKKFIGDSVENVRAFTHPYGCSQMADDQENTRKILADLATHPNAGGVLMLGLGCENSGIDTIKPYMGKFDTERVKFLISQDVHDEIESGMNIIRGLIEKMKSDSRVPCPVSKLIVGLKCGGSDGLSGITANPTIGYFSDMLVAQGGATILTEVPEMFGAETILMNRCKDEEIYKKTVSLINDFKNYYASCGMPVYENPSPGNKAGGITTLEDKALGCTQKSGSAPVNDVLKYSEKVITQGLNLLSAPGNDLVASTALASSGAQIVLFSTGRGTPFGCPVPTVKISSNSDLAERKSSWIDFNAGTLVQGGTLPEKARELFDYVKSVASGKKTRNELNNFQGMAIFKTGATL, from the coding sequence ATGAACGAATTAATAAGAATTAACGCAAATGACTCAGTAGCTGTTGCATTAAGAGCGTTAAAAACTGGTGAAAAAATTTCAGTTGCAGGTGCAGATTTTGACGCTGAAGTTCTCGAAGATATACCTATGGGACATAAAATCGCGCTTAGAGACATTCACGAGGGAGAAAGCATTATTAAATATGGATTCCCTATAGGGGCGGCCAAGTGCGAAATAAAAAAGGGTCATCATGTTCATACGGAGAACGTGCACACTCTTTTAAGCGGAGCTCATGACTATGAATATCACCCGACTCACCCGAATTTAGAAAGCGTAAATCCCGAAACTTTTGACGGTTATATAAGATTTGACGGCCGGGTCGGAGTTCGTAATGAATTATGGATTATTCCGACAGTCGGCTGCGTAAATGATATAGCTTTGACTCTTGAGCATGAAGCAAAAAAATTTATCGGTGATAGTGTAGAAAATGTTAGAGCTTTTACACATCCCTACGGCTGTTCACAAATGGCCGACGATCAGGAGAATACAAGAAAGATTTTAGCTGATTTGGCGACTCATCCGAATGCAGGCGGAGTCTTAATGCTCGGTCTAGGCTGCGAGAATTCCGGAATCGACACGATAAAGCCTTACATGGGCAAATTTGACACAGAGCGCGTGAAATTCTTAATCTCTCAGGACGTTCACGACGAAATAGAATCAGGCATGAATATAATTCGCGGACTTATCGAGAAAATGAAGAGTGACTCGCGAGTCCCTTGTCCAGTGTCTAAATTAATAGTCGGACTCAAATGCGGCGGCAGTGATGGGCTTTCAGGAATTACGGCAAATCCTACAATCGGTTATTTTTCTGATATGTTAGTTGCTCAGGGCGGCGCGACGATTTTAACAGAAGTTCCCGAAATGTTCGGAGCAGAGACTATATTAATGAATCGCTGCAAAGATGAAGAAATTTACAAGAAAACTGTCAGCTTGATAAACGACTTCAAAAATTATTATGCGTCGTGCGGGATGCCAGTATATGAGAATCCTTCACCCGGCAACAAAGCAGGAGGAATCACGACTCTTGAAGATAAAGCACTGGGCTGCACACAAAAAAGCGGCTCTGCTCCTGTCAATGATGTATTAAAGTATTCGGAGAAAGTCATAACTCAGGGCTTGAATTTGTTATCAGCTCCCGGAAATGATTTAGTTGCGTCGACTGCTTTGGCCTCGTCAGGTGCTCAAATTGTATTATTCTCGACTGGGAGGGGGACTCCGTTTGGCTGTCCTGTGCCGACTGTGAAAATTTCTAGTAATTCAGACTTGGCCGAACGTAAAAGCAGCTGGATAGACTTTAACGCGGGGACTCTAGTTCAGGGCGGGACGTTGCCGGAAAAAGCTAGAGAATTATTTGATTACGTCAAGAGTGTAGCAAGCGGAAAGAAGACTCGCAATGAATTAAATAATTTTCAGGGCATGGCTATATTCAAGACTGGCGCGACTTTATAA
- the malQ gene encoding 4-alpha-glucanotransferase, translating to MSNKKRSAGILLPITALPSQYGIGDFGPEAVKFAKFLHSAGQSKWQVLPLTTIDPGCGNSPYSPTSAFAGNYLLVSPDLLVEQNLITRENLRKLSAKYDFTKTPEHVDYEQARAFKIEVLNAAYSEYVKGDTSKFEDFRQKTDWLEGFAMFSVIKAANNGLAWYEWPEDLRHRDSNALKKFKSSHENEIILQEFYQFIFFEQAKNLRKTLNDLKIELIGDIPLYVTRDCADVWLYPEYFDLDDDLNPVTVAGVPPDYFSETGQLWGNPTYKWDALENHNFDWWVRRLKNLFEIFDCIRIDHFRGLAAYWSVPYGEATAKNGKWVDVPYKKFFSVLKSNFPEMPFWAENLGIITPDVEELRQDMNVPGMLVLHFAFGNPSDNPYAPHNHTRMNVVYTGTHDNNTSRGWFENDATENEIKNFSSYIGRDVLDGYIFTSEVTRIALSSVADIAIIPMQDYLRLGSEARINVPSTPSGNWAWRMLKDAIPDGLADRIRAACILYGRA from the coding sequence ATGAGCAATAAAAAACGTTCAGCGGGAATTTTACTCCCTATAACTGCACTGCCCTCGCAATATGGTATAGGAGATTTCGGCCCTGAAGCTGTGAAATTTGCTAAATTCCTTCATTCGGCGGGTCAATCAAAGTGGCAGGTTTTGCCGCTCACTACAATAGATCCGGGCTGCGGGAATTCGCCTTATAGTCCGACAAGTGCATTTGCAGGAAATTATTTACTTGTGAGTCCTGATTTATTAGTCGAGCAGAATTTAATCACTCGTGAAAATTTACGCAAATTATCAGCAAAATATGATTTCACAAAGACTCCCGAACACGTAGACTATGAACAGGCGCGTGCGTTCAAAATTGAAGTCCTTAATGCTGCATACTCTGAATATGTTAAGGGCGACACCAGCAAATTTGAAGATTTCAGGCAAAAAACGGACTGGCTCGAAGGTTTTGCGATGTTCAGCGTAATTAAAGCAGCAAATAACGGGCTGGCTTGGTACGAATGGCCGGAAGATTTGAGACATAGGGACTCGAACGCACTCAAAAAATTTAAATCTTCACATGAGAACGAGATAATTTTGCAGGAATTCTACCAGTTTATTTTTTTCGAGCAGGCCAAGAATTTACGCAAGACTCTTAATGACTTAAAAATTGAATTAATCGGCGACATTCCATTGTATGTAACACGAGATTGCGCGGACGTTTGGCTATATCCGGAATATTTTGATTTAGACGATGATTTGAATCCTGTAACAGTCGCAGGAGTCCCACCTGATTATTTCAGTGAGACCGGGCAATTATGGGGCAATCCTACATATAAGTGGGACGCTTTAGAGAATCATAATTTTGACTGGTGGGTCAGGAGGCTTAAGAATTTATTTGAAATTTTTGACTGTATCAGAATAGATCATTTTAGGGGGCTTGCTGCTTACTGGTCAGTGCCATACGGAGAAGCTACGGCAAAAAATGGGAAGTGGGTAGACGTTCCATATAAGAAATTTTTTAGCGTGTTGAAATCTAATTTTCCTGAAATGCCGTTCTGGGCGGAGAATCTGGGAATAATTACTCCTGATGTTGAAGAACTGCGGCAGGATATGAATGTGCCGGGGATGCTTGTATTACATTTTGCGTTCGGGAATCCTTCTGATAATCCATATGCGCCACATAATCATACAAGAATGAACGTTGTATATACGGGGACTCATGATAATAACACTTCTCGCGGATGGTTCGAGAATGACGCGACGGAGAACGAGATAAAAAATTTCTCGTCATATATCGGCCGTGATGTGTTAGACGGCTATATTTTTACTTCTGAAGTAACAAGAATCGCATTAAGTTCAGTAGCAGACATTGCAATTATACCTATGCAGGATTATTTGAGGCTCGGCTCTGAAGCAAGAATTAACGTACCTTCTACTCCTTCAGGAAATTGGGCGTGGCGAATGTTGAAGGACGCTATACCGGACGGACTTGCTGACAGAATCAGAGCGGCCTGCATTCTTTACGGGAGGGCTTAA
- a CDS encoding amidohydrolase family protein, which translates to MQSQQERISLVNGRIHTPLNTATNITFEHGRIVSIDDDASSLTGKIIDLHGRTVLPGFCDSGLNFLSWAEGQERLSLGSVKNVKEFSDSLKAYTNANPKPLRGWYIAYDFPENIIISRDELDSIVPSMPCAIITRANNQAVLNSQAMNAFNMPQNNVELDEFTQHLPALSDEDILYLVKTYAPKINALGITELWMNFHDEAERLWEIFSTQAYYMLTFRLRCNFGFDDVNNLNEFLATGLRTGDGLPFCKVGGILIRGQLDQTEQNKMIYSAHLSGCQVISDNNKSCVNALERVIKRTRKNSRHLLNNFSGNILDRMNLLGLGGIVSLNPSNEQENNYIHEAFQNGIVISGSSGENLIAPVKIMSSLISGGLNTAEALSVCTWASSWNGGNESRRGEIAVGNDADFVILEQDPFLVSPEEIASIDVTMTFCAGCAVYNSGAI; encoded by the coding sequence ATGCAGTCTCAGCAGGAAAGAATTTCACTCGTAAACGGCCGGATTCATACACCGCTGAATACTGCTACAAATATCACGTTTGAGCATGGCCGCATAGTTTCAATTGATGACGACGCAAGCAGCCTAACAGGGAAGATAATAGATCTTCACGGGCGGACAGTTTTGCCGGGATTCTGCGACTCTGGACTAAATTTTTTGTCATGGGCAGAAGGTCAGGAGCGTTTGAGTCTCGGCAGCGTCAAAAATGTTAAAGAATTCAGCGACTCACTCAAAGCCTACACAAATGCGAATCCTAAGCCGTTAAGAGGCTGGTATATTGCTTATGACTTCCCGGAAAATATAATTATTTCGCGTGATGAGCTTGACTCGATTGTTCCTTCAATGCCCTGCGCCATAATTACCCGGGCAAATAATCAGGCCGTATTAAATTCTCAAGCAATGAACGCTTTTAATATGCCGCAGAATAATGTCGAGCTTGACGAATTCACTCAGCATTTACCGGCACTAAGCGACGAAGATATTTTGTATCTTGTGAAGACTTATGCGCCCAAAATTAACGCACTGGGAATTACTGAATTATGGATGAATTTTCACGATGAAGCAGAAAGACTCTGGGAGATTTTCTCGACTCAAGCTTATTATATGCTCACATTTAGATTGCGTTGTAATTTCGGCTTTGATGATGTCAATAATCTAAATGAATTTCTTGCAACGGGACTAAGAACAGGGGACGGCCTCCCATTTTGTAAAGTCGGAGGGATTCTAATTCGCGGGCAGCTTGATCAGACCGAACAGAACAAGATGATTTATTCGGCTCATTTATCGGGCTGTCAGGTCATAAGCGATAACAATAAATCCTGCGTCAATGCTTTAGAACGGGTAATCAAGAGAACGCGCAAGAACTCCCGGCACTTGTTAAATAATTTCAGCGGGAATATTTTAGACCGTATGAATTTATTAGGACTGGGCGGCATTGTTTCTCTGAATCCAAGCAATGAACAAGAAAATAATTATATTCATGAGGCATTCCAAAATGGTATAGTGATTTCAGGTTCGAGCGGAGAAAATTTAATAGCTCCAGTAAAAATTATGAGCTCGCTAATATCAGGGGGCTTGAATACTGCTGAGGCTTTGAGCGTCTGCACGTGGGCTTCATCATGGAACGGCGGAAATGAATCAAGGCGCGGAGAAATTGCGGTCGGGAATGATGCGGATTTTGTGATTCTCGAACAAGACCCGTTTTTAGTCAGTCCCGAAGAAATTGCAAGCATTGATGTAACTATGACATTTTGTGCGGGTTGTGCTGTGTATAACTCAGGCGCAATATAA